One Parasphingorhabdus cellanae genomic region harbors:
- a CDS encoding GSU2403 family nucleotidyltransferase fold protein encodes MKNRETQDNKTVPIVVPFTDEQSRMLINLEQRYQVWMAAEQTLQAMPYNLARKQVKGHSYLYEIRNRKGDAKSLGPWSEEHEAKFEEYHDTKRTAKDRRDKSRDMLAETCRLYRALKLPLLSSGAGKILREADRRQLLGSHLIVVGTNAIPVYSIEASGFIQDVPDETEDFDLAWASTVPEEDTQSVWHMLKAVDSTYTVNTEKTFQARNATAYEVELLAAPSRIDTIYRTDKPKPVALPEQEWLLNGDFVNHVVVCRDGSPARIVAPDPRWFALQKLWMSDQKKRNALKRPKDLKQAMALLDATYLAMPQYPLNDRFGESLPDELKESFQKWSKNRPELDKPDW; translated from the coding sequence ATGAAAAATAGAGAAACGCAGGATAACAAAACCGTGCCAATTGTCGTTCCGTTTACAGATGAACAGTCCCGAATGCTCATCAATCTGGAGCAACGCTATCAGGTCTGGATGGCCGCTGAGCAAACTCTTCAGGCCATGCCGTATAATCTTGCCCGCAAACAGGTCAAAGGCCATTCCTATCTTTACGAGATACGAAACCGGAAAGGCGACGCCAAGAGCCTGGGGCCATGGTCCGAGGAACACGAGGCTAAGTTTGAAGAATATCACGACACCAAACGGACTGCAAAGGATCGTCGTGACAAAAGCCGCGATATGCTTGCAGAGACGTGCAGGTTGTATCGTGCCCTGAAGCTTCCTCTACTGTCTAGTGGCGCTGGTAAGATACTCAGAGAAGCTGATCGCAGGCAGTTACTAGGTAGCCATCTGATCGTTGTTGGAACAAATGCCATTCCGGTATATTCCATTGAGGCATCGGGCTTTATTCAGGACGTGCCCGATGAGACTGAAGATTTCGACCTCGCATGGGCGTCGACGGTGCCAGAAGAAGATACACAGTCTGTCTGGCATATGCTTAAAGCCGTGGATTCCACATATACAGTCAATACTGAAAAGACATTTCAAGCACGCAATGCGACGGCCTATGAGGTGGAACTTCTGGCGGCTCCTTCCCGAATAGATACGATCTACCGTACTGATAAACCGAAGCCGGTTGCCTTACCGGAGCAGGAATGGTTGCTTAATGGCGACTTTGTCAATCATGTAGTCGTATGTCGTGATGGATCACCAGCCCGCATTGTTGCGCCAGATCCGCGCTGGTTTGCACTTCAGAAATTATGGATGTCAGATCAGAAAAAACGAAATGCGCTGAAAAGACCGAAGGATTTGAAGCAGGCCATGGCGCTACTTGATGCAACATATCTGGCGATGCCTCAATATCCCCTCAATGATCGTTTTGGAGAATCTTTACCTGATGAATTGAAGGAATCTTTTCAGAAATGGAGCAAAAACCGACCTGAATTGGATAAGCCTGACTGGTGA
- a CDS encoding serine hydrolase domain-containing protein translates to MCHKTVTAMIILELESQKKLSLTDSIKKWLPDQNIIGSEKITIHHLLSHTSGLHHFPDGKQFEHLRAAIESPDELVRLFANRPLAFSPGSKWGYSNANFVVLGLIAEQVSGQSYLKLVNAYIAKPAELSKTGHEERYEIVSHLALPYYLTKDGSYSGLPRVSPMARFAAGSIYSSADDMAKWMQHLITGKDSSGRIFRKMTKPRVSLPDSVAQQGGVPPNYAYGWFVGELDVLGCKTYVVEHGGSILGYSSKLRYFPDHDTIISVTSNTTQNIKKVVNQLSYQFLDSTLCKP, encoded by the coding sequence ATCTGTCACAAAACCGTAACAGCTATGATAATTCTTGAGCTTGAGTCACAGAAGAAATTATCCTTAACCGACAGCATCAAGAAGTGGTTGCCGGACCAGAATATCATCGGCTCAGAGAAGATAACAATTCACCATCTGCTCAGTCACACTTCCGGCCTGCATCATTTTCCTGACGGAAAACAGTTTGAACACCTTCGAGCCGCTATTGAATCGCCTGATGAACTCGTAAGGCTTTTTGCAAACAGACCTCTTGCATTCAGTCCCGGCTCAAAATGGGGATATAGCAATGCAAATTTTGTTGTTCTCGGTTTGATTGCAGAACAGGTTTCGGGACAATCATATCTGAAACTTGTTAACGCGTATATTGCAAAACCCGCTGAACTATCGAAAACGGGCCACGAAGAGCGGTATGAGATAGTTTCACACCTTGCGTTACCTTACTATTTAACGAAAGATGGGAGTTACTCCGGTTTACCCCGTGTCTCACCGATGGCGCGGTTCGCAGCGGGATCCATATATTCCTCAGCAGACGATATGGCAAAATGGATGCAACATTTGATCACAGGAAAAGATTCTTCAGGCCGTATTTTCAGAAAAATGACAAAACCTAGAGTATCATTACCCGATAGTGTAGCACAGCAAGGAGGAGTTCCGCCGAATTACGCATATGGGTGGTTTGTTGGTGAACTGGATGTTTTGGGATGCAAGACTTACGTTGTGGAGCATGGTGGCAGTATCTTGGGTTATAGCTCAAAGCTTCGTTACTTTCCTGATCATGATACTATTATCTCGGTCACGAGCAATACCACTCAAAATATCAAAAAAGTCGTGAATCAACTGTCCTATCAGTTCCTGGATTCGACCCTATGTAAACCTTGA
- a CDS encoding PaaI family thioesterase — protein MKLNHLATLAANWQYHLLVEETDVDTVLCSFIFLLDQFQKRTEIMSESDLQDALSIFARFPTPPCAATLGWELLDANFEAGTVQIGFLAKSDFCNPSGYVQGGFLAAMLDDTMGPAVVVKSRGSMFTPTINLNVTFIAPAKTGKLVGNGKIIQQGKSICSLEGELFDESQNLVARATASSRLVSMAKAVGR, from the coding sequence ATGAAATTGAACCATTTGGCAACGCTGGCTGCGAATTGGCAATATCATTTGCTAGTGGAGGAAACGGACGTTGACACTGTACTTTGTTCCTTTATTTTTCTCCTAGACCAATTTCAGAAGAGAACAGAAATTATGAGTGAATCGGATCTGCAAGACGCTCTGAGTATCTTTGCTCGCTTTCCTACACCGCCTTGTGCGGCGACTCTTGGATGGGAATTGCTCGATGCCAATTTTGAAGCTGGAACGGTTCAAATTGGATTTTTGGCAAAATCTGATTTTTGTAATCCATCTGGTTATGTACAGGGTGGATTTTTGGCGGCAATGTTGGACGACACTATGGGTCCAGCTGTGGTTGTCAAAAGTAGGGGCTCCATGTTCACCCCAACAATCAATTTGAATGTAACTTTCATTGCCCCAGCAAAGACCGGAAAACTGGTCGGCAATGGAAAGATCATTCAACAAGGCAAAAGTATCTGTTCGCTCGAGGGTGAGCTTTTTGATGAAAGCCAGAATCTGGTCGCTCGCGCAACAGCCTCTTCCCGCCTTGTATCTATGGCAAAAGCTGTAGGGCGCTAA
- a CDS encoding class I SAM-dependent methyltransferase: MADDMSNGYNAIAEEFIAVRSEVGRIVVMNWAATLPAGGSIVDVGAGSGEPLTSVLIDSGLVVSAIDASPKMVRAFRRRFQGVEVACEAAERSSFFDQTFDAILAVGLVFLLPPDRQYELFSRMTGALKREGRMLFSAPHQVCTWDDVLTGRRSWSLGEEEYGHILTNCGLQLTNQLTDEGGTHYFEAQKASS, from the coding sequence TTGGCTGACGACATGTCCAATGGCTATAATGCAATTGCAGAAGAGTTCATCGCGGTACGCTCAGAGGTTGGCCGGATTGTTGTTATGAACTGGGCCGCCACTCTTCCTGCCGGGGGCTCTATTGTAGATGTTGGTGCTGGATCCGGCGAGCCATTGACGTCAGTATTAATCGACTCAGGGTTGGTCGTATCTGCAATTGATGCTTCTCCCAAAATGGTCCGTGCATTCAGGCGACGCTTTCAAGGTGTAGAAGTCGCCTGTGAAGCTGCTGAACGCAGCTCGTTCTTCGATCAAACTTTCGACGCAATACTGGCAGTCGGTTTGGTATTCCTGCTACCACCCGACCGCCAATACGAGCTCTTTTCTAGGATGACCGGTGCGCTCAAGCGAGAGGGTAGGATGCTGTTTTCAGCGCCTCATCAAGTTTGCACTTGGGACGATGTTTTAACCGGTCGGCGGTCGTGGTCGCTTGGCGAAGAGGAATATGGTCATATTTTGACCAATTGCGGGCTGCAACTGACTAACCAACTTACTGATGAAGGCGGAACGCATTATTTTGAAGCACAGAAGGCCTCAAGCTAA
- a CDS encoding CocE/NonD family hydrolase — translation MFFLISILIAIAHSWTSPVAAQGGGQDQKTVDVLLQNIVAAEDGTPLAITIWKPGPDNQRYPTVLVATPYVSDEAHPRARKYADRGYAMASLDLRGRGGSKGEFIPFSDHGTDICDAIAWIKEQPWSDDNVVMRGGSYRGMTQWMAARSCPDEIETMIPTASVYPGYDFPIVAGHRSQKYTAGWLGFVAGSAMNPNFYTDSDYWRERTSYRDHVPFSEYDAFIGLPSEHFQTWVNRLSEPEAWAASAWEPNDYAQMHMSVLTVTGYYDGDQPGALRYFREHQEGAPQSAAINHYLVMGPWSHGGTREPRQKLSEGVEFGPAAVFDMDQFNLDWFDWRLGRGAKPDLLKRRIAYYVGGAEEWRYANKLDEISSERRKFYLSATPDEAYDVFRSGHLVDAPVNQEEPHRFRSDPLDTSPADLTDTDWNAIRDGSLRSTVPAYMPETLIFHSPPLDKGLTLAGQMRLRLYLEMDTPDADIFVTVYAMFPDGQPLYLGGDVVRARFRNGLKPSLVEPGVVEAYEFKNFLWNAWALPEGTRLRLTVGPYNDPSAQKNYNSGGRLGFETLDDARVAQIKLYHSTEYPSVLEIPVVAD, via the coding sequence ATGTTTTTTTTGATAAGTATTCTTATTGCGATTGCACATTCGTGGACTAGCCCAGTCGCCGCGCAGGGTGGAGGCCAGGACCAAAAGACGGTTGATGTTCTTCTTCAAAATATCGTTGCCGCTGAAGATGGAACGCCTCTTGCTATAACAATTTGGAAACCTGGGCCGGACAATCAGCGCTATCCAACAGTGCTTGTCGCGACGCCTTATGTTTCGGATGAAGCGCATCCACGCGCCCGTAAATATGCCGATCGAGGATATGCTATGGCGAGTTTGGATCTTCGTGGGCGGGGTGGATCGAAAGGCGAGTTTATCCCTTTCAGCGATCATGGTACGGATATTTGCGACGCAATTGCCTGGATCAAGGAACAGCCATGGTCGGACGACAATGTCGTGATGCGAGGCGGCTCTTATCGCGGCATGACGCAATGGATGGCCGCGCGGTCATGTCCTGATGAGATCGAGACGATGATCCCCACTGCCTCGGTTTATCCCGGGTACGACTTTCCAATAGTCGCTGGCCATCGCAGCCAGAAATATACTGCTGGATGGCTGGGTTTTGTGGCGGGCTCTGCGATGAATCCGAATTTCTACACGGACAGCGACTATTGGCGAGAGCGTACATCCTACCGCGACCACGTTCCCTTCAGTGAGTATGATGCGTTTATTGGGCTGCCGTCTGAGCATTTTCAGACATGGGTGAATAGGCTTTCAGAACCAGAAGCTTGGGCTGCATCAGCATGGGAGCCGAACGATTATGCACAAATGCATATGTCTGTCCTGACCGTTACTGGCTATTATGATGGCGACCAACCCGGTGCACTTCGCTATTTCCGCGAACATCAAGAAGGCGCTCCCCAAAGCGCGGCGATAAATCATTATCTGGTCATGGGGCCGTGGAGCCATGGTGGAACGCGAGAGCCAAGGCAGAAGTTGAGTGAGGGCGTCGAATTTGGACCAGCTGCCGTCTTCGATATGGATCAGTTTAACTTGGACTGGTTTGATTGGCGCCTCGGCCGTGGCGCTAAGCCCGACTTGCTGAAACGTCGGATCGCCTACTATGTCGGCGGCGCAGAAGAATGGCGCTATGCCAACAAGCTTGACGAGATTTCCAGCGAACGCCGTAAGTTCTATCTTTCTGCCACCCCCGATGAAGCTTATGATGTTTTCCGCTCAGGCCATCTTGTCGATGCACCGGTAAACCAAGAAGAGCCGCACCGGTTTAGAAGCGATCCACTCGACACCAGTCCCGCTGACCTCACGGATACTGATTGGAATGCCATTCGCGATGGCAGCCTTCGATCAACGGTACCCGCATATATGCCGGAAACGCTGATTTTCCATTCGCCTCCCTTGGACAAAGGTCTAACTTTGGCCGGCCAAATGCGCCTGAGGCTCTATCTGGAAATGGATACTCCTGATGCCGATATCTTCGTAACAGTCTATGCCATGTTCCCGGACGGCCAGCCGCTTTACCTCGGTGGAGATGTCGTACGCGCTAGGTTTCGCAATGGTCTTAAACCGTCACTGGTTGAGCCAGGCGTGGTGGAAGCCTATGAATTCAAAAATTTCCTTTGGAATGCCTGGGCGCTGCCAGAAGGAACAAGGCTGCGTCTTACTGTTGGTCCCTATAATGATCCTTCCGCTCAGAAAAATTATAACTCAGGCGGCCGGCTTGGATTTGAAACGCTAGACGATGCCCGTGTTGCTCAGATCAAATTGTATCACAGCACTGAATATCCAAGTGTCTTGGAAATTCCCGTAGTTGCCGACTGA
- a CDS encoding helix-turn-helix transcriptional regulator, with amino-acid sequence MNVRLRQDAIVRNLRRKSSSTVEELAEEVGASRRTVLRDIGALRDEGFVIHSEPGRGGGLQLDPQSLQTSARLSVAEVFALLISVASMRATGSLPFSGLADAGLAKIEKALPSDKVRDLRRFLDCLYIGQLSPQVDISDMGAMDPALLRSFETAFLQRLHLRFQYCDAQGAVTSRHVEPQAMLILPPLWYLVAWDPVREDFRHFRMDRISEPEYVEGATFRRRLVQFEDGVRPIRHLPS; translated from the coding sequence ATGAATGTTCGTCTCCGACAAGATGCCATTGTGCGCAACCTTCGCCGCAAAAGCAGTTCGACAGTAGAAGAGTTGGCGGAAGAGGTCGGCGCATCCCGGCGCACAGTCTTGCGCGATATTGGCGCGCTTCGGGATGAAGGCTTTGTCATACACTCTGAACCTGGACGTGGCGGCGGCCTGCAACTTGATCCGCAGTCGCTTCAGACCAGCGCCCGGCTCTCGGTTGCTGAGGTTTTTGCACTTCTCATCAGTGTTGCGTCCATGCGTGCAACTGGAAGCCTGCCCTTTTCAGGTCTCGCAGACGCCGGGCTTGCCAAAATTGAGAAAGCCCTTCCGTCGGACAAAGTCCGAGATTTGCGCCGGTTTTTGGATTGCTTGTACATCGGGCAACTCTCTCCGCAGGTAGACATATCCGATATGGGAGCGATGGACCCCGCGTTGCTGCGCTCATTCGAGACAGCTTTTCTTCAGCGACTACATCTGCGTTTTCAGTACTGCGACGCCCAAGGCGCCGTAACGAGCCGACATGTTGAACCGCAAGCCATGCTGATCTTGCCGCCACTCTGGTATTTGGTGGCCTGGGATCCTGTGCGCGAAGACTTCCGGCATTTTCGAATGGACCGGATCAGCGAACCAGAATATGTTGAAGGGGCAACATTTCGGCGGCGACTTGTGCAGTTCGAGGATGGCGTCCGTCCAATTCGGCATTTACCAAGTTGA
- a CDS encoding alpha/beta fold hydrolase yields the protein MFNPADFPKPNFISVNGVELEVFEAGLENAGNPIVLCHGWPEHAFSWRYQMPALAAAGYHVIVPNQRGYGHSSRPSEVTGYDIKHLSGDLVGLLDHYGYEDATFVGHDWGAMAVWGLTLLHPSRVKRLINLSVPYQERWEKPWIEMMEQVFGSDFYFVHFNRQLGVADAVLEENTFQFLRNMYRKNLPLAEPAPGMMMINLAKAEAPIGEPVMSDRELAVFVSAFETSGFTSSINWYRNLDRNWHLLADVDPIIQQPALMIYGDRDPVAKSENLSDFVPNVEVINLDCGHWIQQERPEETNQAILNWLEQQTAT from the coding sequence ATGTTTAATCCCGCCGACTTTCCCAAGCCCAACTTCATATCTGTCAACGGTGTGGAACTCGAAGTCTTTGAAGCAGGGCTCGAAAACGCTGGAAACCCGATTGTGCTCTGTCATGGTTGGCCAGAGCATGCCTTTTCCTGGCGCTATCAGATGCCAGCCCTTGCTGCAGCGGGCTACCATGTGATCGTTCCAAACCAGCGGGGCTATGGCCATTCATCCCGTCCGTCCGAAGTGACAGGCTATGACATAAAGCATTTATCTGGTGATCTTGTGGGGCTTCTTGATCACTACGGTTACGAAGATGCCACCTTTGTCGGCCATGATTGGGGTGCTATGGCCGTTTGGGGGCTGACCTTATTGCATCCAAGCCGTGTTAAAAGGCTGATAAATCTGAGCGTACCTTACCAAGAGCGTTGGGAAAAACCCTGGATTGAGATGATGGAACAAGTCTTTGGCAGTGACTTCTATTTTGTCCACTTCAATCGACAGCTTGGCGTCGCAGACGCCGTATTGGAAGAAAATACATTCCAGTTTCTTCGCAACATGTACCGCAAGAACCTGCCCCTTGCAGAGCCTGCGCCCGGTATGATGATGATCAATCTCGCCAAAGCGGAAGCGCCCATTGGGGAACCCGTCATGAGCGACAGAGAACTGGCCGTTTTCGTCTCGGCCTTTGAAACATCAGGGTTCACAAGCAGTATCAACTGGTACAGAAACCTTGATCGAAACTGGCATTTATTGGCGGACGTGGATCCGATCATCCAACAGCCCGCACTTATGATCTACGGCGACCGCGATCCGGTCGCGAAGTCTGAAAACCTATCAGATTTTGTGCCCAATGTGGAGGTGATCAATCTGGATTGCGGTCATTGGATTCAGCAAGAAAGGCCTGAAGAAACAAACCAAGCGATTTTGAATTGGCTGGAGCAGCAGACCGCCACCTAG
- a CDS encoding alpha/beta hydrolase: MQETEKTIEFDSDGVHLTGTLELPIVARPRGSILLLSGSGPQDRDETIAGKRPFRVLSKALVHEGFYVFRWDDRGVGESAGNYQAASASELAADVVRAMNRLVDETKFERQILLGHSQGTIIAANVAVNYPAKVAGIGLLAGIGLPGRQALLMQHEMVCRSEAWPEDEIAVSTQQKASLFDILIAACEDRLTSRLDRDKSQSLEEKLLAVLLDGIPISMFTPSEQQDIRYIVNDLMEWEWRFLLSTDPADDLSKIDCPIFAMTGDKDMQVDAVSNIDAIKKACFHGRALDVQTEVLEDHNHLFQQTKVGALSNYDSLGEPFSTIALSRIVEWLSQVQS; this comes from the coding sequence ATGCAAGAGACCGAAAAAACAATCGAGTTTGATTCTGATGGAGTGCATTTGACGGGCACTTTGGAGTTACCAATAGTTGCACGTCCACGAGGTTCAATTTTGTTACTTTCCGGTTCCGGACCGCAGGACAGGGATGAAACAATTGCCGGAAAACGGCCATTTCGAGTGCTATCAAAAGCGCTGGTTCATGAGGGTTTTTATGTTTTTCGCTGGGATGACCGCGGTGTCGGTGAGTCTGCGGGAAATTATCAAGCCGCCTCGGCATCAGAGCTTGCAGCAGATGTAGTAAGAGCGATGAATCGCCTCGTCGATGAAACAAAGTTTGAACGACAAATACTTCTTGGCCATAGTCAGGGAACAATCATTGCGGCAAATGTGGCTGTCAATTACCCGGCAAAGGTGGCTGGTATTGGGCTACTTGCAGGCATCGGATTGCCTGGACGGCAAGCGTTATTAATGCAACACGAAATGGTCTGCCGTTCCGAAGCATGGCCTGAGGATGAAATTGCGGTTAGCACCCAGCAAAAGGCAAGTTTGTTCGATATATTAATTGCGGCTTGTGAAGACCGGCTAACATCGCGATTAGATAGAGATAAATCACAATCTCTGGAAGAAAAACTGCTTGCAGTTTTGCTAGATGGTATACCGATCTCGATGTTCACTCCTTCAGAACAGCAAGATATCCGCTACATTGTCAATGACTTGATGGAATGGGAATGGCGCTTCCTTCTCTCGACTGACCCTGCAGATGACCTCAGTAAAATTGATTGCCCCATTTTTGCGATGACTGGCGATAAAGATATGCAAGTTGACGCAGTTTCTAACATCGATGCCATAAAAAAGGCATGCTTTCATGGACGGGCTTTGGATGTACAAACTGAGGTTCTCGAAGATCACAACCATCTTTTTCAGCAAACGAAAGTCGGCGCTTTGTCAAACTATGATTCTCTGGGTGAACCGTTTTCGACAATCGCCCTGTCACGTATTGTAGAGTGGTTATCCCAAGTGCAATCATGA
- a CDS encoding DUF4350 domain-containing protein, with protein MHCHKLSVIILSIIFFVVENSALHAKKMEVTDAIEDSEFVHNFNPLQNQHKTRVLIDRYHNTIYSKSREASGARAMLDILQKDGFKISYADQPLDSVLDETEILIVHGLPNNKVKLPSGENLWQSPLSAKEVEAIVRWIDGGGSLFLTLSHFPNGSGARPLLDALGVKFADGYIWHESAPSFNDPDAGRCSHFFGMSPVQGLVNSNHPALIEGLPVNRVDYLCGAAIFRKQEDVILRFPKGSQNHAQGTVSPDSHSFFEESDNYAGLIGFNYGKGRVVASGDQGMFRNFIFTFDTKEKVYVTISNPENDNANLFVNLMRWLIPKK; from the coding sequence ATGCACTGTCATAAACTATCAGTCATAATTTTATCTATCATCTTTTTTGTTGTCGAAAACTCGGCACTTCATGCAAAAAAGATGGAAGTAACCGACGCGATTGAAGATAGTGAATTTGTTCACAACTTTAATCCATTGCAAAATCAGCACAAGACACGCGTGCTAATCGACCGATATCACAACACAATCTACTCGAAAAGTAGGGAGGCATCCGGCGCTCGAGCGATGTTGGATATATTGCAGAAAGACGGCTTTAAGATATCCTATGCCGATCAGCCACTTGATAGTGTACTGGATGAGACTGAAATTTTGATCGTCCATGGATTGCCAAACAATAAAGTCAAACTGCCCAGTGGCGAAAATCTCTGGCAATCTCCACTTTCTGCTAAAGAGGTTGAAGCTATCGTTCGTTGGATAGATGGAGGTGGGTCGTTGTTTCTTACGCTTAGCCATTTTCCGAATGGTAGTGGCGCTCGCCCTTTGCTCGACGCTTTGGGGGTAAAATTTGCCGACGGCTATATCTGGCACGAAAGTGCTCCAAGCTTCAATGATCCAGATGCAGGGAGATGTTCGCACTTCTTTGGCATGTCTCCAGTTCAAGGATTGGTTAACTCCAATCATCCTGCCTTGATCGAAGGCTTGCCTGTAAATCGAGTGGACTATCTTTGCGGCGCAGCCATTTTTCGGAAGCAAGAAGATGTAATTCTCCGCTTCCCCAAGGGTTCCCAGAACCACGCACAAGGGACGGTTAGCCCAGATTCTCATAGTTTTTTCGAAGAATCTGATAATTACGCCGGTTTAATCGGTTTCAACTATGGAAAGGGTCGCGTAGTTGCCAGCGGTGACCAAGGCATGTTTCGCAACTTCATTTTTACATTTGACACAAAAGAAAAAGTGTATGTTACCATTAGCAATCCGGAGAATGACAATGCCAATTTGTTTGTCAATTTGATGCGTTGGCTAATCCCCAAAAAATGA
- a CDS encoding DMT family transporter, which yields MHESIASTMGKREWAMLLALSVLWGGSFFFVEVALEAIPPLTLVALLVFFAAAILWLYILISGRKIPISSSVWRAFTVMGILNNVIPFTLIVWGQTTQIASGIASILNATTPLFTVVVASMFLADERATLLKYTGVVTGLIGVIILIGPSALSGLGIAVYAQLAVLVAALSYAFAGVYGRRFNDMKIDPVVIAAGQVSASATLLMPVSMFVDDPLSLAIPSITVWASVFGLAALSTSLAYILYFRLLSSSGATNLLLVTFLIPVTAIILGTGLLGESLRATHIIGMFIIGLGLSAIDGRMWQRRKGECG from the coding sequence TTGCACGAATCTATTGCATCTACAATGGGCAAAAGAGAATGGGCAATGCTGCTGGCACTATCTGTTCTCTGGGGTGGTTCCTTCTTTTTCGTAGAGGTCGCATTGGAGGCGATTCCACCGTTGACCCTCGTTGCGCTTCTGGTGTTTTTCGCTGCTGCTATCTTGTGGCTCTATATTCTAATAAGCGGGCGCAAGATACCGATCTCGAGTTCCGTATGGCGCGCTTTTACGGTCATGGGGATACTAAACAACGTCATTCCCTTCACTCTCATTGTGTGGGGGCAGACTACTCAAATAGCCTCAGGAATTGCGTCCATATTGAATGCAACCACACCATTGTTTACGGTGGTTGTCGCGAGCATGTTCCTTGCGGATGAAAGAGCAACACTGCTCAAATATACCGGCGTTGTGACGGGATTGATCGGGGTGATCATCTTGATCGGCCCCTCCGCGTTGTCGGGTTTGGGAATTGCCGTATATGCGCAACTAGCTGTGTTGGTCGCCGCGCTTTCCTACGCTTTTGCCGGTGTCTACGGTCGGCGGTTCAATGACATGAAAATAGATCCTGTGGTGATTGCCGCGGGACAAGTTAGCGCGTCGGCGACCCTCCTAATGCCCGTTTCAATGTTTGTGGATGATCCGCTTTCCCTTGCAATTCCGTCCATCACAGTCTGGGCGAGCGTGTTTGGATTGGCTGCATTGTCGACTTCGTTGGCGTATATCCTCTACTTTCGACTTCTATCGTCGTCAGGGGCGACAAACCTGCTACTCGTTACCTTTCTAATTCCGGTCACTGCCATCATATTGGGTACAGGCCTGTTGGGTGAAAGCCTCCGTGCGACCCATATCATTGGCATGTTCATCATTGGACTGGGGCTCTCGGCAATTGATGGGCGAATGTGGCAAAGACGAAAAGGTGAGTGTGGTTAG
- the ampC gene encoding class C beta-lactamase, with translation MKQQKNHNLCLVLFTLIVGGCIRNDASEVQQLPITPIVENLVPSLMAEHEIQGMSVAISHNSQDYFYNFGVLDQESGKAVTQDTIFEVGSISKLFTVTLATKAELEGVISLDAPIGKYVDELTDSPLGEVPVFHLGTHTAGGFPLQLPKQVQTKKSLYEYYRAWRPEHPAGKQRHYANPSIGLLGLLVAQERKESFVSLMEQGLFPSIGMESTFIDVPDEALDNYAWGHSRKGEAVRLKPALLSNEAYGVKTTSADLLKFLKLNLSGTDHSNSLSNAAYQTQESYFETEYFQQSLVWEKYEYPIDTCNLKEGNSNKMILQPSPVTGVEAQKSNHYVLSKTGSTNGFGAYVFAVPSEDFALVLLANKYYPNGARVETAYRIAAEILSWNAEYCE, from the coding sequence ATGAAACAGCAAAAAAACCACAATTTATGTTTAGTGTTATTCACTCTCATTGTTGGCGGTTGCATCAGGAATGATGCTTCCGAGGTCCAACAACTTCCGATAACACCCATTGTAGAAAATCTCGTGCCAAGTCTCATGGCAGAGCATGAAATTCAAGGGATGTCCGTGGCAATTTCACATAACTCCCAAGACTATTTCTACAATTTCGGTGTGTTAGATCAAGAGTCCGGCAAAGCAGTAACCCAAGATACAATTTTTGAAGTTGGTTCCATCTCCAAATTATTCACCGTCACATTAGCAACAAAGGCCGAGCTGGAGGGTGTGATTTCTCTGGACGCACCTATCGGTAAATATGTGGATGAGTTAACAGACAGTCCGCTAGGTGAAGTTCCGGTCTTTCACCTAGGAACGCATACGGCTGGTGGATTTCCCCTTCAACTGCCAAAACAGGTGCAGACAAAGAAATCTCTTTACGAGTATTACAGAGCGTGGCGCCCCGAGCATCCCGCCGGTAAACAAAGGCACTATGCCAATCCCAGTATCGGGTTACTGGGATTGCTTGTTGCCCAAGAAAGAAAAGAGAGCTTCGTCAGTTTGATGGAGCAAGGGCTATTCCCGAGTATTGGGATGGAAAGCACCTTCATCGATGTGCCGGACGAAGCCTTAGACAATTATGCTTGGGGTCATAGCCGAAAGGGAGAAGCGGTAAGGCTCAAGCCAGCATTACTGTCAAATGAAGCCTATGGCGTCAAAACAACAAGCGCGGATTTGCTAAAATTCCTCAAACTGAACTTGTCTGGCACCGATCACTCTAACTCTTTATCGAACGCCGCTTATCAAACTCAAGAAAGCTATTTTGAAACTGAATATTTTCAACAATCTTTGGTTTGGGAAAAGTACGAATATCCAATAGATACTTGCAACCTAAAGGAAGGAAATTCAAATAAGATGATCCTCCAACCATCACCTGTGACGGGAGTTGAAGCGCAAAAATCAAACCATTATGTACTTAGTAAAACTGGGTCTACTAATGGTTTTGGAGCCTATGTATTTGCTGTTCCAAGCGAAGATTTTGCATTGGTTTTGCTGGCTAACAAATACTATCCGAACGGCGCACGTGTAGAAACAGCCTATAGAATCGCGGCTGAAATTCTCTCATGGAATGCCGAATATTGTGAATAG